The Streptomyces sp. NBC_00344 genome includes a window with the following:
- the lspA gene encoding signal peptidase II — protein sequence MAEAERIIGTPDIPGAAGAEPEGPSGERLPEDPPAGAADAEQPRGRRRLMVLFAVAIFAYLLDLVSKTIVVAKLEHHAPVKVVGDLLKFEAIRNPGAAFGVGEAFTVIFTCIAAVVIFVIARLARKLYSLPWAIALGLLLGGALGNLTDRIFRSPSAFQGAVVDFIAPAHFAVFNLADSSIVCGGILIVLLSFKGLDPDGTLHKD from the coding sequence GTGGCAGAGGCGGAGCGCATCATCGGTACGCCGGACATTCCCGGGGCCGCAGGGGCCGAGCCGGAGGGGCCCTCCGGGGAGCGGCTGCCGGAGGACCCGCCGGCCGGCGCCGCGGACGCCGAGCAGCCGCGGGGCAGACGCAGACTCATGGTGCTCTTCGCCGTGGCGATCTTCGCTTATCTGCTGGACCTGGTGAGCAAGACGATCGTGGTCGCCAAGCTGGAGCACCACGCGCCGGTCAAGGTGGTGGGCGATCTGCTGAAGTTCGAGGCGATCCGCAATCCCGGTGCGGCCTTCGGCGTGGGTGAGGCCTTCACGGTGATCTTCACCTGTATCGCCGCGGTCGTGATCTTCGTGATCGCCCGGCTGGCGCGGAAGCTCTACAGCTTGCCGTGGGCCATCGCCCTCGGTCTGCTGCTCGGCGGCGCACTGGGTAATCTCACCGACCGGATCTTCCGCTCGCCCAGTGCCTTCCAGGGTGCGGTCGTCGACTTCATCGCACCGGCGCACTTCGCGGTGTTCAATCTCGCCGACTCCTCGATCGTCTGCGGCGGGATCCTGATTGTGCTGCTCTCCTTCAAGGGCCTGGACCCCGACGGCACCCTCCACAAGGACTGA
- a CDS encoding RluA family pseudouridine synthase encodes MSTVPEIRTLPVPDGLEGERVDAAISRMFGFSRTKAAELAAAGKVQVDGSVVGKSERVHGGAWLEVVMPQAAPPVQIVAEPVEGMEIVHDDDDIVVILKPVGVAAHPSPGWTGTTVIGGLAAAGYRISTSGAAERQGIVHRLDVGTSGLMVVAKSERAYTLLKQQFRERTVDKRYHALVQGHPDPMSGTIDAPIGRHPQHDYKWAVTAEGKPSVTHYDLIEAFRAASLLDIKLETGRTHQIRVHMSAHRHPCVGDTTYGADPTMAKRLGLTRQWLHAMRLGFEHPADGRWVEFESEYPEDLRKALDVIRAESE; translated from the coding sequence GTGAGTACAGTTCCCGAGATCCGCACCCTGCCCGTTCCCGACGGCCTGGAGGGCGAGCGCGTCGACGCCGCCATCTCCCGTATGTTCGGGTTTTCCCGTACCAAGGCGGCCGAGCTTGCCGCGGCGGGAAAGGTGCAGGTCGACGGGTCAGTGGTCGGGAAGTCCGAACGGGTGCACGGCGGCGCCTGGCTCGAGGTCGTGATGCCGCAGGCCGCCCCTCCGGTGCAGATCGTCGCCGAGCCCGTCGAGGGCATGGAGATCGTCCATGACGACGACGACATCGTGGTCATCCTGAAGCCCGTGGGTGTCGCCGCCCACCCGAGCCCCGGCTGGACCGGGACCACCGTCATCGGCGGTCTCGCCGCGGCCGGCTACCGGATCTCCACATCGGGCGCCGCGGAGCGCCAGGGCATCGTGCACCGGCTGGATGTCGGCACATCGGGCCTGATGGTCGTCGCCAAGTCGGAGCGCGCCTACACCCTGCTCAAGCAGCAGTTCCGGGAGCGCACGGTCGACAAGCGCTATCACGCACTGGTGCAGGGCCACCCGGACCCGATGAGCGGGACGATCGACGCACCCATCGGGCGCCACCCCCAGCACGACTACAAGTGGGCCGTGACGGCCGAGGGCAAGCCGTCCGTCACGCACTATGACCTGATCGAGGCGTTCCGGGCCGCGTCACTCCTGGACATCAAGCTGGAGACCGGGCGCACCCACCAGATCCGGGTCCATATGTCCGCCCACCGTCACCCCTGTGTCGGAGACACCACGTACGGCGCCGATCCGACCATGGCGAAGCGGCTCGGGCTGACGCGCCAGTGGCTGCACGCGATGCGGCTCGGTTTCGAACATCCGGCGGACGGCCGGTGGGTCGAGTTCGAGAGCGAGTACCCGGAGGATCTGCGGAAGGCTCTCGACGTGATCCGGGCGGAGAGCGAGTGA
- a CDS encoding GNAT family N-acetyltransferase, producing the protein MRKSTHSEVRVVTDPAGLEACFAVRRAVFVDEQGVPADIEYDTHDADAVHVLAAGPEGPIGTGRLLLPGPGSTVGSLGRLAVAAAGRGRGVGATLVRAIEDAARERGMTAVDLHAQTHALGFYERLGYEAYGPEFPDAGIAHRAMRRTI; encoded by the coding sequence GTGAGGAAGAGCACACACAGCGAGGTGCGGGTCGTCACCGACCCGGCCGGGCTTGAAGCCTGCTTCGCGGTCCGCAGGGCGGTCTTCGTCGACGAGCAGGGCGTGCCGGCCGATATCGAGTACGACACCCACGACGCCGACGCTGTCCATGTGCTGGCTGCGGGGCCGGAGGGGCCGATAGGCACCGGAAGGCTACTGCTGCCGGGGCCGGGCAGTACCGTCGGCTCGCTCGGCCGGCTCGCCGTCGCCGCCGCGGGCCGCGGCAGGGGAGTCGGAGCGACCCTGGTGCGGGCGATCGAGGACGCCGCCCGGGAACGCGGAATGACCGCGGTCGACCTCCACGCGCAGACCCACGCACTGGGGTTCTACGAGCGGCTGGGTTACGAGGCGTACGGCCCCGAGTTCCCGGACGCGGGCATCGCGCACCGGGCGATGCGCCGCACCATCTGA
- a CDS encoding Na+/H+ antiporter, whose amino-acid sequence MDQLALLLALLIGAVVSVPIGERLGLPAPVLMTLGGIGLALLPSVPNVHVPSDFILPLVLPPLLYAAVQRTSWRQFTANFRPILLLAVALVFVTTAAVAAVASAIVPGLPIAAAVALGALVAPPDPVAATAVAGSLGLPRRLVSILEGEGLFNDVTAIVLYHVAIAAAVTGTFSWPVAAGQLVLSGVVAVAVGLALGWLTNKLMGLLGDTTLQIGLTLMVPFVAYVLAEELLGSGVLAVLVTALSLAEHSADADDVRGRLEGAAFWRIVDTLVTGVTFGLIGLELHVVFGTASGHLARTFGWGAVVVGVVVAVRLGYLLPATWLAKRLHRLNYQEEIPTTWRETIVMWWSGMRGVASVALALAIPMHKDNGDPFPGRNEMIFIAFAVVMATLVIQGLTLPRLVQRLGVRADTGAERELERSLAVRAAKAARHRLKEIQDVEDLPEDVVERMSRSAFEIGARISPDMVDEERHEAYLKRAERIKSVQRVQRELMSAARHEVLSARNEPGADPEIVDRVLRHLDVRSLR is encoded by the coding sequence GTGGACCAACTGGCACTGCTGCTCGCCCTGTTGATCGGAGCGGTGGTCTCGGTGCCGATCGGGGAGCGGCTCGGCCTGCCCGCCCCGGTGCTGATGACACTCGGCGGTATCGGTCTGGCGCTGCTGCCCAGCGTGCCGAACGTGCACGTCCCTTCGGACTTCATCCTGCCCCTCGTCCTGCCGCCACTGCTGTACGCCGCGGTGCAGCGCACCTCCTGGCGGCAGTTCACCGCCAACTTCCGCCCCATCCTGCTGCTCGCCGTGGCGCTGGTCTTCGTGACGACCGCGGCCGTGGCCGCCGTGGCGAGCGCCATCGTGCCGGGCCTGCCGATCGCCGCTGCCGTCGCGCTGGGCGCGCTGGTGGCGCCGCCCGACCCGGTGGCGGCCACCGCCGTAGCCGGGTCACTGGGGCTGCCGAGACGGCTGGTCTCCATCCTGGAGGGCGAGGGGCTCTTCAATGACGTGACGGCGATCGTGCTCTACCACGTGGCGATCGCGGCGGCGGTGACGGGAACGTTCTCCTGGCCGGTCGCGGCAGGGCAGCTGGTCCTGTCCGGGGTGGTCGCGGTGGCCGTGGGCCTCGCGCTCGGCTGGCTGACCAACAAACTGATGGGCCTGCTCGGGGACACCACCCTGCAGATCGGTCTGACGCTGATGGTGCCCTTCGTCGCCTATGTGCTCGCCGAGGAACTGCTGGGTTCGGGGGTGCTGGCCGTCCTGGTGACGGCGCTGTCCCTGGCCGAGCACTCGGCCGACGCCGACGACGTACGGGGCCGCCTCGAGGGCGCCGCGTTCTGGCGCATCGTCGACACCCTGGTGACCGGAGTGACCTTCGGGCTCATCGGGCTCGAACTCCATGTGGTCTTCGGTACGGCCTCCGGCCATCTGGCCCGGACGTTCGGCTGGGGCGCGGTGGTCGTCGGGGTGGTCGTCGCCGTACGTCTGGGGTATCTGCTGCCCGCCACCTGGCTGGCGAAGCGGCTGCACCGGCTGAACTACCAGGAGGAGATCCCCACCACCTGGCGGGAGACCATCGTGATGTGGTGGTCCGGGATGCGGGGGGTGGCATCCGTCGCCCTGGCGCTGGCCATCCCGATGCACAAGGACAACGGCGACCCCTTTCCCGGCCGAAATGAAATGATCTTCATCGCGTTCGCCGTGGTCATGGCCACACTCGTCATCCAGGGGCTGACCCTGCCCCGGCTGGTGCAACGGCTCGGTGTCCGCGCGGACACCGGTGCCGAACGCGAGCTGGAGCGGAGTCTGGCGGTCCGGGCGGCCAAGGCCGCCAGACACCGGCTCAAGGAGATCCAGGACGTCGAGGACCTGCCCGAGGACGTCGTGGAGCGGATGTCCCGGAGCGCGTTCGAGATCGGGGCCAGGATCAGCCCCGACATGGTCGACGAGGAGCGGCACGAGGCGTATCTGAAGCGTGCCGAGCGGATCAAGTCCGTGCAGCGGGTCCAGCGCGAGCTGATGTCGGCCGCCCGCCACGAGGTGCTCTCCGCGCGGAACGAGCCCGGCGCGGACCCGGAGATCGTCGACCGGGTGCTGCGTCATCTGGATGTGCGCAGCCTGCGCTGA
- a CDS encoding mechanosensitive ion channel family protein produces MENELRPLIVVGGSVVLTLLVGWLADRMLRQTDARHHETPLWGLLRRCRFSLQIVICSALLRGSYHQIRIEGVQAHQAAIGRLLTLVLIGSAGWLLVRIAAAVVESSYARYAAATHDPARVRRVRTQVTLIQRVVSAIVGTVTVAAMLLTFPAMRTAGTSLLASAGVLGIVAGVAAQSTLGNLFAGLQIAFGDMVRLGDTVVVDGEWGTIEEITLTFLAVRTWDERRITMPVSYFTGKPFENWSRGGSEMTGTVFFHLDHSAPIGQMRDKLRDILRECPAWDGRDWSLAVTDTTPSTVEVRAVVTAKDASDIWTVRCVVREQLIAWLCERHPYALPRISTGPAAKRVDPGPDLSKHDGVLPRTGQG; encoded by the coding sequence ATGGAGAACGAACTGCGTCCGTTGATCGTTGTCGGCGGCTCGGTCGTGCTCACGCTGCTGGTGGGCTGGCTGGCCGACCGTATGCTCAGGCAGACCGACGCCCGACACCATGAGACCCCGCTGTGGGGGCTGCTGCGCCGCTGCCGGTTCTCACTGCAGATCGTCATCTGCTCGGCCCTGCTGCGCGGGAGCTACCACCAGATCAGAATCGAAGGGGTGCAGGCGCACCAGGCGGCCATCGGGCGGCTTCTGACGCTGGTGCTGATCGGGTCCGCCGGCTGGCTGCTGGTCCGGATCGCCGCGGCCGTCGTCGAGTCCTCGTACGCCCGTTACGCCGCGGCCACCCACGATCCGGCCCGGGTGCGCAGGGTGCGCACCCAGGTCACCCTGATCCAGCGGGTGGTGAGCGCGATCGTCGGGACGGTGACCGTGGCGGCCATGCTGCTGACGTTCCCGGCGATGCGGACAGCCGGCACCTCGCTGCTCGCCTCGGCGGGCGTCCTCGGCATCGTCGCGGGTGTCGCGGCCCAGTCGACCCTCGGGAACCTCTTCGCCGGGCTGCAGATCGCGTTCGGCGACATGGTCCGGCTGGGGGACACCGTGGTGGTGGACGGTGAGTGGGGCACCATCGAGGAGATCACGCTGACCTTTCTCGCCGTACGGACCTGGGACGAGCGCCGGATCACCATGCCCGTCTCGTACTTCACCGGCAAGCCCTTCGAGAACTGGTCGCGCGGCGGTTCCGAGATGACCGGGACGGTCTTCTTCCATCTGGACCACTCGGCGCCCATCGGACAGATGCGCGACAAACTCAGGGACATCCTGCGCGAGTGCCCGGCCTGGGACGGCAGGGACTGGTCGCTCGCCGTCACCGACACCACGCCGAGTACGGTCGAGGTGCGGGCGGTGGTCACCGCGAAGGACGCGTCGGACATCTGGACCGTGCGGTGCGTGGTGCGTGAACAGCTGATCGCCTGGCTGTGCGAACGGCATCCCTACGCGCTGCCGAGGATCTCCACCGGGCCCGCCGCGAAGCGGGTCGACCCGGGGCCCGACCTGTCCAAGCACGACGGCGTACTCCCCCGTACCGGCCAGGGCTGA
- a CDS encoding dienelactone hydrolase family protein produces the protein MNIVLFHSTCGLRPAVHAAAGRLRDAGHTVQVPDLFEGRTFGTVAEGMAFKEEVGSDELLKRAVVAAAPHSDEGLVYAGFSLGGSLAQNLALADEKARGLLLLHGTSDIADNASVDGLPVQLHVADPDPFESHDWLTAWYLRMQRIGADVEVHRYPGAGHLYTDPDLPDYDAESDERTWQTALGFLESL, from the coding sequence ATGAATATCGTCCTCTTCCACTCGACCTGTGGCCTGCGTCCCGCGGTGCACGCCGCGGCCGGCCGGCTGCGTGATGCCGGACACACCGTCCAGGTGCCCGATCTCTTCGAGGGGCGGACATTCGGGACCGTTGCCGAAGGCATGGCGTTCAAGGAGGAGGTGGGCTCGGACGAGCTCCTGAAGCGCGCGGTGGTGGCCGCCGCGCCGCACTCCGACGAGGGCCTGGTGTACGCGGGGTTCTCACTCGGCGGCTCGCTCGCCCAGAACCTGGCGCTCGCCGACGAGAAGGCGCGCGGACTGCTGCTTCTGCATGGCACGTCGGACATCGCGGACAACGCGTCGGTGGACGGGCTGCCCGTGCAGCTGCATGTCGCCGATCCCGACCCCTTCGAGTCGCACGACTGGCTGACCGCCTGGTATCTGCGGATGCAGCGGATCGGGGCCGATGTGGAGGTGCACCGCTATCCGGGTGCGGGCCACCTCTACACCGACCCCGATCTGCCCGACTACGACGCCGAGTCGGACGAGCGGACCTGGCAGACCGCGCTCGGCTTCCTCGAGTCGCTGTAG
- a CDS encoding thioredoxin domain-containing protein, with amino-acid sequence MSSRNSQSNKAAARERLRAERERQAKKDKIRRQFIVAGAIVAVLAIAGGAGYAIVQANKATGWEAAKDAKVVAPKNTSGTDGTTVTLGKASAKKTLEMYEDPRCPICASFEQTVGPTVKKDLDAGKFKIQYIGATFIDNNGGEGSKNGLSALGAALNVSPDAFEAYKTALYSAKWHPEETTDKFKDDAYLIKVAQTVPALKDNAAFQKAVKNGTYDAWAMRMSAKFDKSGVTGTPTLKMDGKKLTSAGSDNAPMTVADFNTVIDKALKA; translated from the coding sequence ATGAGTTCACGCAACAGCCAGTCCAACAAGGCAGCGGCCCGCGAGCGGCTGCGCGCCGAGCGCGAGCGCCAGGCGAAGAAGGACAAGATCCGCCGGCAGTTCATCGTCGCCGGGGCGATCGTGGCCGTCCTCGCGATAGCCGGCGGTGCCGGCTACGCGATCGTCCAGGCCAACAAGGCGACCGGCTGGGAGGCGGCGAAGGACGCCAAGGTCGTCGCGCCGAAGAACACCTCGGGCACCGACGGGACCACGGTCACCCTCGGCAAGGCATCCGCCAAGAAGACGCTGGAGATGTACGAGGACCCGCGCTGCCCGATCTGCGCCAGCTTCGAGCAGACGGTCGGTCCGACCGTGAAGAAGGACCTCGACGCCGGCAAGTTCAAGATCCAGTACATCGGGGCCACCTTCATCGACAACAACGGCGGTGAGGGCTCGAAGAACGGACTGAGCGCCCTGGGCGCCGCGCTGAACGTGAGCCCCGATGCCTTCGAGGCCTACAAGACCGCGCTGTACTCCGCGAAGTGGCACCCGGAAGAGACCACCGACAAGTTCAAGGACGACGCATACCTGATCAAGGTCGCCCAGACCGTCCCCGCGCTGAAGGACAACGCGGCCTTCCAGAAGGCCGTCAAGAACGGCACCTATGACGCCTGGGCGATGCGGATGTCCGCGAAGTTCGACAAGAGCGGGGTCACCGGCACACCCACGCTCAAGATGGACGGCAAGAAGCTCACCTCCGCCGGAAGCGACAACGCGCCCATGACGGTCGCGGACTTCAACACCGTCATCGACAAGGCACTGAAGGCCTGA
- a CDS encoding DUF2252 domain-containing protein — MSVPQPSAEQRGEQILAVFGTAFGELLAADPAAFRVKFRKMAASAFAFYRGTACLFYEDLRDSTDSGPYLDERTSRVWVHGDLHAENFGTYMDANGRLIFNVNDFDEAYVGPFTWDVQRFAASLALVGHAKALSDDQITELVQIYAAAYRERIHVLATGAKDDDVPPFMLDTADGALLGALRSARARTRFSLLDSMTEIRDYERRFSSGGGSIELDAATRYKILAAFDGYLETLPDSSLGRPDSYRVKDVVGRRGIGIGSAGLPSYNILLEGHSDALENDVIIYMKQAQTPAVSRHIADPAVRGYFQHEGHRTVISQRALQAAADPWLGWTELDGAGQLVAEVSPYAVDLDWSDIDDPEEIAAVVADLGRATATMHAAADDESGHSLVPFSTERAIDAAIAADEAGFAKLLVEFAHTYGARARADHQIFVDLFRNGRIPGL; from the coding sequence ATGTCGGTCCCGCAGCCCAGCGCCGAGCAGCGTGGCGAACAGATACTCGCCGTGTTCGGCACCGCGTTCGGCGAGCTCCTGGCCGCCGACCCGGCGGCCTTCAGGGTCAAGTTCCGGAAGATGGCCGCATCAGCCTTCGCCTTCTACCGCGGGACGGCCTGCCTCTTCTACGAGGACCTCCGGGACAGCACGGACAGCGGCCCCTACCTCGACGAGCGCACCAGCCGGGTCTGGGTGCACGGCGATCTGCACGCGGAGAACTTCGGCACCTATATGGACGCCAACGGCCGGCTGATCTTCAATGTCAACGACTTCGACGAGGCCTATGTGGGGCCGTTCACCTGGGACGTGCAGCGCTTCGCCGCCTCCCTCGCGCTGGTGGGCCACGCCAAGGCGCTGAGCGACGACCAGATCACCGAACTGGTGCAGATCTACGCGGCTGCCTACCGCGAACGCATCCATGTGCTGGCCACCGGCGCCAAGGACGACGACGTACCGCCCTTCATGCTGGACACCGCCGACGGCGCCCTGCTCGGCGCGCTCCGTTCGGCCCGGGCGCGCACCCGCTTCTCCCTGCTCGACTCGATGACCGAGATCCGGGACTACGAGCGCCGTTTCAGCTCCGGCGGGGGCTCGATCGAACTGGACGCCGCCACCCGGTACAAGATCCTCGCCGCCTTCGACGGCTATCTCGAGACACTGCCCGACAGCAGTCTGGGACGCCCCGATTCCTACCGGGTCAAGGACGTGGTGGGCCGCCGGGGCATCGGGATCGGTTCGGCGGGGCTGCCCTCGTACAACATTCTGCTCGAGGGCCACAGCGACGCCCTCGAGAACGATGTGATCATCTACATGAAGCAGGCGCAGACCCCGGCGGTCTCCCGGCACATCGCGGATCCTGCGGTCCGTGGGTACTTCCAGCACGAGGGTCACCGCACGGTGATCTCCCAGCGGGCTCTGCAGGCCGCCGCCGACCCGTGGCTCGGCTGGACCGAGCTGGACGGGGCCGGACAGCTGGTGGCGGAGGTCTCTCCGTACGCGGTGGACCTGGACTGGTCGGACATCGACGACCCCGAGGAGATCGCAGCGGTCGTCGCCGACCTCGGAAGGGCCACGGCCACCATGCACGCGGCGGCGGACGACGAGAGCGGGCACTCCCTGGTGCCGTTCTCCACCGAGCGGGCCATCGACGCGGCGATCGCCGCCGACGAGGCGGGCTTCGCGAAGCTGCTGGTGGAATTCGCGCACACCTACGGCGCCCGGGCCCGGGCCGATCACCAGATCTTCGTCGACCTGTTCCGCAATGGCCGGATTCCTGGCCTCTGA